A single genomic interval of Arthrobacter sp. NicSoilB8 harbors:
- the pdxA gene encoding 4-hydroxythreonine-4-phosphate dehydrogenase PdxA: MATVLVQADDFSGAAEAGECFARQGFDTRIQLEPSSATSDVVIVDTHSRASSSEDAAGAVARVFEGQEAAQTPVLFKKIDSLWRGNVRAEVASLTDLGYHVLIAGALPQLRRTVVDGRPYADGVPLVETGLWKAEATAPPSRIAEVLPQGSVQDLDLAAVRSPNLSDTLRELFSVDKAVTVVADGETEADLETVVAALAQLEYAAGGRRIVLVGTGGIAAVLAETLWSAGNSVVATGAPVLAQNAQIVEGDSGTSDSTENRHARPVLAVVGSASEAARRQLRELQAGGFTLIGLSPEELRESESARILSVVRETLAAGEPVALTVVAETVDPREAGAIVRNLGRFVSNILDPHGAAPDGPAAVVVLPDLILTGGETAREVLERLGIRALEPLGAEQHGAVVSLADDGRLVGTKPGSFGDDHALLQLYRSIQSRRATKPAGTARQEPLDPSAKSGETMNSVLKAAELNATEQDTRPVIAVTMGDGAGVGPEVTVGALLAENAYRDCRPVVIGDVYRLELGAKALGVQADIVEIQDVAEAVFEPGRINVIDPKLLSHALPWGVESAEAGNAAYHYIRIACELGMKGEVQGICTAPLNKAALHKAGHVYPGHTELLAHFMGIDEVSMMLSTPKVKVIHVTTHIGLIDAINKIEPGLVERTVRRGYSAMQRAGIANPKIGVCAINPHAGENGLFGYGEEAEKITPAIEKLQADGIDARGPLPADTAFFLAGRGDFDLIVAMYHDQGHGPVKVLGIEAGVNITVGLPVIRTSVDHGTAFDIAGKGIVDVRSMIEALRQAAEMSPSPVLQA; encoded by the coding sequence ATGGCAACAGTGCTCGTACAGGCCGACGACTTTTCCGGCGCCGCCGAAGCAGGGGAGTGCTTTGCCCGGCAGGGGTTCGACACCCGGATCCAGCTCGAACCATCTTCCGCGACTTCCGACGTCGTTATCGTTGACACCCATTCAAGGGCTTCCTCCTCGGAGGATGCTGCAGGCGCCGTGGCCCGGGTCTTTGAAGGCCAGGAAGCGGCCCAGACGCCTGTGCTGTTCAAGAAGATCGACTCGCTGTGGCGGGGCAACGTGCGCGCCGAAGTGGCGTCCCTGACGGACCTCGGCTACCACGTGCTGATTGCTGGTGCGCTCCCGCAGTTGCGGCGGACCGTGGTGGACGGGCGTCCCTACGCGGACGGTGTGCCGCTGGTCGAAACCGGACTCTGGAAGGCTGAGGCAACTGCTCCGCCTTCCCGGATCGCGGAGGTTCTCCCGCAGGGTTCCGTTCAGGATCTGGATCTCGCCGCGGTCCGCTCCCCGAACCTCTCAGACACGCTCCGTGAGTTGTTCTCCGTTGATAAAGCCGTGACCGTGGTGGCCGATGGGGAAACCGAGGCGGACCTGGAGACCGTGGTCGCAGCCCTGGCGCAGTTGGAGTATGCCGCCGGCGGCCGAAGGATCGTCCTGGTGGGTACGGGCGGCATCGCTGCAGTGCTCGCGGAAACGCTGTGGTCTGCAGGGAACTCGGTGGTGGCCACGGGAGCCCCGGTCCTTGCGCAGAACGCGCAGATTGTCGAAGGAGACTCCGGCACCTCAGACTCAACTGAAAACCGTCACGCCCGGCCAGTGCTCGCCGTCGTCGGCTCCGCGTCCGAGGCCGCACGCAGGCAACTGCGGGAGCTTCAGGCCGGGGGATTTACGCTTATCGGGCTGAGCCCGGAGGAACTGCGTGAGTCCGAATCCGCCCGCATTCTCAGCGTTGTCCGCGAAACCTTGGCCGCCGGCGAGCCGGTGGCCCTGACCGTCGTCGCCGAGACGGTGGATCCCCGCGAGGCCGGCGCGATCGTCAGGAACCTGGGGCGCTTCGTTTCCAACATTCTGGACCCCCACGGCGCGGCGCCCGACGGACCTGCCGCCGTCGTCGTCCTGCCCGATCTCATCCTGACCGGCGGCGAGACCGCCCGCGAGGTGCTGGAGCGCCTCGGCATCCGGGCGCTGGAGCCGCTCGGCGCCGAACAGCACGGCGCGGTGGTCAGCCTCGCCGACGACGGCAGGCTGGTGGGCACCAAGCCCGGCAGCTTCGGCGATGACCATGCCCTGCTGCAGCTCTACCGCTCAATCCAAAGCCGCCGGGCCACTAAACCGGCGGGCACTGCACGCCAAGAACCACTCGACCCTTCCGCAAAATCTGGAGAAACCATGAATTCAGTCTTGAAAGCCGCCGAGTTGAATGCCACCGAACAGGACACCCGCCCCGTCATCGCCGTCACCATGGGCGACGGCGCCGGCGTCGGCCCCGAAGTGACGGTGGGCGCGCTGCTGGCCGAGAACGCCTATCGGGACTGCCGTCCCGTGGTCATCGGGGACGTGTATCGGCTGGAGCTTGGTGCGAAGGCGCTGGGTGTCCAGGCGGACATCGTGGAGATCCAGGACGTGGCCGAGGCCGTGTTTGAACCGGGCCGCATCAATGTGATTGATCCGAAGCTGCTCTCGCACGCTTTGCCTTGGGGTGTGGAATCCGCCGAGGCCGGCAACGCCGCGTACCACTACATCCGGATCGCCTGCGAGCTCGGGATGAAGGGGGAGGTACAGGGGATCTGCACGGCGCCGCTGAATAAGGCCGCGCTGCACAAGGCCGGGCACGTCTACCCGGGCCACACGGAGCTGCTGGCGCACTTCATGGGGATTGACGAAGTGTCCATGATGCTCTCCACCCCCAAGGTCAAGGTCATCCACGTCACCACGCACATCGGCCTGATCGATGCGATCAACAAGATCGAGCCCGGACTCGTGGAACGCACCGTCCGGCGCGGCTACAGCGCCATGCAGCGCGCCGGCATCGCCAACCCCAAGATCGGCGTCTGCGCCATCAACCCGCACGCGGGGGAGAACGGCCTGTTCGGCTACGGCGAGGAAGCGGAGAAGATCACCCCGGCCATCGAGAAGCTGCAGGCCGACGGCATCGACGCCCGCGGCCCGCTCCCGGCGGACACCGCGTTCTTCCTGGCCGGCCGCGGCGACTTCGACCTCATCGTCGCGATGTACCACGACCAGGGCCACGGCCCCGTGAAGGTCCTCGGCATCGAGGCCGGCGTCAACATCACCGTGGGTCTGCCCGTGATCCGCACCTCTGTGGATCACGGCACGGCCTTCGACATCGCCGGCAAGGGCATCGTGGACGTGCGCAGCATGATCGAGGCCCTGCGCCAGGCCGCGGAGATGTCGCCGAGCCCGGTGCTGCAGGCTTAG
- a CDS encoding NAD(P)/FAD-dependent oxidoreductase, with translation MDAEVDTLVVGGGQAGLAMSYWLGRAGVGHHVLERRAALGGGWQDRWDGFYLNTPNFSLSLPGMPYSGADPEAFMPRDAVVDYFRHYAEAIGAPVRTGTDVTRIAPADGGGFDVETTQGGWRARNVVLATGGFQKAKIPALSSQLPGHILQLHTNEYRNPGQLPDGAVLIVGTGQSGGQIAEELLAAGRDVHLAVSACPEAPRRYRGKDTFYWIMQLGLHGPEYGLNGLTVAQLPSPAARFACNPLLSGADGGHDIHLRDLGRRGVRLHGHLEGADDGDLVFSDDLPERLATVEAGFSQRLRPMLDAYIAAAGIEAPEAEPRPADAWLPSEPARLNLAAEGVTSVLWATGYRLDFGILDIAVLDEWNYPRHSRGVTEHPGLYAVGLPWLTGHSSAIVAGVGRDAEYVATHIAGR, from the coding sequence ATGGACGCTGAAGTGGACACGCTCGTGGTGGGCGGAGGCCAGGCGGGCCTGGCCATGAGCTACTGGCTCGGCCGGGCCGGCGTCGGGCATCACGTGCTGGAACGGCGCGCCGCCCTGGGCGGTGGCTGGCAGGACCGGTGGGATGGGTTCTACCTGAACACCCCGAACTTCTCGCTGTCCCTGCCGGGCATGCCCTACTCGGGCGCGGACCCGGAGGCCTTCATGCCGCGGGATGCCGTGGTGGACTATTTCCGGCACTACGCGGAGGCCATCGGTGCGCCGGTCCGCACCGGCACGGACGTCACGCGCATCGCCCCCGCGGACGGCGGCGGCTTCGACGTCGAAACAACCCAGGGCGGCTGGCGCGCCCGCAACGTGGTGCTCGCTACCGGCGGCTTCCAGAAAGCGAAAATCCCGGCGCTCTCCTCCCAACTGCCCGGGCACATCCTGCAACTTCACACCAACGAGTACCGCAACCCGGGCCAGCTGCCGGACGGCGCCGTACTGATTGTGGGGACCGGCCAGTCGGGCGGCCAGATCGCCGAGGAGCTGCTGGCGGCCGGCCGCGACGTCCATCTGGCCGTGTCCGCCTGCCCGGAGGCCCCGCGCCGGTACCGCGGCAAGGACACCTTCTACTGGATCATGCAGCTCGGCCTGCACGGCCCGGAGTACGGGCTGAACGGCCTTACCGTGGCACAGCTGCCCTCCCCCGCCGCCCGGTTCGCCTGCAACCCGCTGCTGTCCGGCGCCGACGGCGGCCATGACATCCACCTGCGGGACCTCGGCCGCCGCGGCGTCCGGCTGCACGGCCACCTGGAGGGAGCCGACGACGGCGACCTCGTCTTCAGCGATGACCTCCCCGAACGTCTCGCCACCGTTGAGGCCGGCTTCAGCCAGCGGCTCCGGCCGATGCTCGATGCGTACATCGCCGCAGCCGGGATCGAGGCGCCGGAGGCTGAACCCCGGCCGGCCGACGCATGGCTTCCCTCGGAGCCAGCGCGGCTGAACCTGGCAGCGGAGGGCGTGACGTCCGTCCTGTGGGCTACCGGCTACCGGCTCGACTTCGGCATCCTCGACATCGCGGTACTGGATGAATGGAACTACCCCCGCCACAGCCGGGGCGTCACCGAACACCCGGGCCTCTATGCCGTCGGACTGCCGTGGCTGACCGGGCACAGCTCGGCGATCGTGGCCGGCGTGGGGCGCGACGCCGAGTACGTCGCAACGCACATTGCCGGGCGCTGA
- a CDS encoding glycerophosphodiester phosphodiesterase family protein, which translates to MRTVLTAAATAALIAALAGPAVAASDAEAGSAPSSNTAGAGAAEAPASIKTNESNGSFDLQAHRGGRGQWTEESLAAFGNSLKLGVTTLELDTHLTADGKIIVWHDDTIQADKCVDTAPAAPGDAAFPYVGDRVADLSLAQIKTLDCGFTQLKGYPEQAVIGGNRIAELKDVFQLVHDADAKKVRFNIETKVEDGKSGGEGMVALTKAVVSEIQASGMADRTTVQSFDWSSLNLTKKLAPELPLVALSSGDAWLEVGQPGASPNLGGIDIDTYDGSLAKAAAAQGYDAVSPAFRSVTPGMIADAHQLGLPVIPWTVNTTADMNRLMDLGVDGIITDYPTRLRTVMEERSLKLPKAYPANS; encoded by the coding sequence ATGCGCACAGTCCTGACTGCCGCGGCCACCGCCGCGCTCATCGCCGCCCTGGCGGGCCCCGCCGTCGCCGCGTCCGACGCCGAAGCCGGCTCCGCGCCGTCGTCGAACACTGCCGGAGCAGGTGCCGCAGAGGCGCCGGCCAGCATCAAGACCAACGAGAGCAACGGGTCCTTCGACCTGCAGGCACACCGCGGAGGCCGGGGCCAGTGGACCGAGGAGTCCCTGGCCGCGTTCGGCAACTCGTTGAAGCTGGGCGTCACCACCCTGGAACTCGACACGCACCTGACTGCCGACGGCAAGATCATCGTCTGGCATGACGACACCATCCAGGCGGACAAGTGCGTGGACACGGCGCCGGCCGCGCCGGGCGACGCCGCCTTCCCCTATGTCGGCGACCGGGTTGCCGACCTGTCGCTCGCCCAGATCAAGACGCTCGACTGCGGGTTCACCCAGCTCAAGGGGTACCCCGAGCAGGCCGTGATCGGGGGCAACCGGATCGCCGAACTCAAGGACGTTTTCCAGCTGGTCCACGACGCCGACGCCAAGAAGGTCCGCTTCAACATCGAGACCAAGGTGGAGGACGGGAAGTCCGGCGGCGAGGGCATGGTGGCCCTGACCAAGGCCGTCGTCTCCGAGATCCAGGCCTCCGGCATGGCGGACCGCACCACGGTGCAGTCGTTCGACTGGTCCTCGCTGAACCTGACCAAAAAGCTCGCCCCGGAGCTGCCCCTCGTTGCCCTGTCCAGCGGCGACGCCTGGCTCGAGGTCGGCCAGCCCGGCGCCAGCCCCAACCTCGGCGGCATCGACATCGACACTTACGACGGATCCCTCGCCAAGGCAGCGGCGGCCCAGGGCTACGACGCCGTCTCCCCCGCGTTCCGGTCCGTCACCCCCGGGATGATCGCCGACGCGCACCAGCTCGGCCTGCCGGTCATCCCCTGGACGGTCAACACCACCGCGGACATGAACCGGCTCATGGACCTTGGCGTGGACGGCATCATCACCGACTACCCCACCCGCCTGCGCACCGTCATGGAAGAGCGCAGCCTAAAGCTCCCCAAGGCCTACCCGGCCAACAGCTAG
- a CDS encoding SRPBCC domain-containing protein: protein MNGETGGLVLNLEYTLDAPPEEVFRMLTESTELVKWWGPHGFTIPAAELNLTEGGRYGFRMAPPDGEPFHLSGEFLEIDPPWRLVYTFRWEEPTPDDRETVVDLALGSTGEATRLVLSQGPFLTEERLALHRNGWTESFEKLQTVLNSRT from the coding sequence ATGAATGGGGAAACTGGCGGACTGGTCCTGAACCTCGAATACACGCTCGACGCTCCCCCGGAAGAAGTCTTCAGGATGCTGACGGAGTCGACCGAACTGGTGAAGTGGTGGGGTCCGCACGGCTTCACCATCCCTGCCGCCGAACTGAACCTCACGGAAGGCGGCCGCTACGGATTCCGCATGGCGCCGCCGGACGGCGAACCGTTCCACCTCTCCGGCGAGTTCCTGGAAATCGATCCTCCCTGGCGCCTGGTGTACACGTTCCGCTGGGAGGAACCGACGCCGGACGACCGGGAAACCGTCGTCGACCTCGCGCTCGGAAGTACCGGCGAAGCCACGCGCCTGGTGCTCTCGCAGGGACCGTTCCTGACGGAGGAACGGCTGGCCCTGCACCGCAACGGATGGACCGAGTCGTTCGAGAAATTGCAGACGGTATTGAACAGCCGCACGTGA